The Vigna unguiculata cultivar IT97K-499-35 chromosome 6, ASM411807v1, whole genome shotgun sequence genome contains a region encoding:
- the LOC114187414 gene encoding GDSL esterase/lipase LTL1-like has protein sequence MATSVPLACCYIVVLGISMLLGLRGAEAQRAFFVFGDSLVDNGNNNYLATTARADSPPYGIDYPTGRATGRFSNGRNIPDFISEAIGARESTLPYLDPELNGERLLVGANFASAGIGILNDTGIQFVNIIRIFRQLQYWEEYQQRVSALIGPEQTQSLIEQALVLITLGGNDFVNNYYLVPYSARSRQYNLPDYVKYIISEYKKVLRRLFEIGARRVLVTGTGPLGCVPAELAQRSVNGECSAELQRAASLFNPQLVQIIRELNSEIGSDVFVAVNTQQMHVDFISNPQRYGFVTSKVACCGQGRFNGIGLCTVASNLCPDRSVYAFWDPFHPSERANGFIVQQILSGTSDYMYPMNLSTILAMDSKKN, from the exons ATGGCTACTTCTGTGCCTCTTGCGTGTTGTTACATTGTTGTTTTGGGGATATCTATGTTGTTGGGTTTGAGAGGTGCAGAGGCACAACGTGCCTTCTTTGTGTTCGGGGACTCGCTTGTAGATAATGGCAACAACAATTATTTGGCAACTACAGCTCGTGCTGATTCTCCTCCTTATGGCATTGATTACCCAACCGGAAGAGCCACTGGCCGTTTCTCTAATGGCCGGAACATTCCTGACTTCATCA GTGAAGCTATTGGGGCGCGCGAATCCACATTGCCATATTTAGATCCCGAGCTCAACGGGGAAAGATTGCTTGTCGGTGCCAACTTTGCTTCTGCTGGAATTGGAATTCTCAATGACACTGGAATCCAGTTT GTAAACATAATCAGAATATTCAGACAGTTGCAGTACTGGGAGGAATACCAGCAGAGGGTGAGTGCTCTTATAGGACCTGAACAGACTCAAAGCTTAATAGAACAAGCGTTAGTCCTCATCACTCTTGGAGGCAATGACTTCGTCAATAACTATTACTTGGTGCCTTACTCCGCAAGATCACGCCAATACAATTTACCGGACTATGTCAAGTATATTATCTCTGAGTATAAGAAAGTTCTCAGG agGCTATTCGAGATTGGAGCACGTAGGGTGTTGGTGACAGGAACTGGTCCTTTGGGTTGTGTGCCGGCGGAATTGGCCCAGAGAAGCGTAAACGGTGAATGCTCCGCTGAATTACAGCGTGCGGCGTCCTTGTTCAACCCTCAACTTGTTCAGATAATCAGAGAACTCAACAGCGAAATTGGTTCTGATGTCTTTGTTGCTGTCAACACGCAACAGATGCACGTTGACTTCATCAGTAACCCTCAACGCTATG GATTTGTAACATCAAAAGTAGCATGTTGCGGTCAAGGACGGTTCAATGGTATTGGATTATGCACTGTGGCATCGAACTTGTGTCCTGATCGTAGCGTTTATGCGTTTTGGGATCCTTTCCATCCATCAGAAAGGGCCAATGGGTTTATCGTCCAACAGATACTGTCAGGAACctcagattatatgtatccaatGAATCTCAGCACCATTTTGGCTATGGATTCCAAGAAGAACTAG